A DNA window from Bos indicus x Bos taurus breed Angus x Brahman F1 hybrid chromosome 16, Bos_hybrid_MaternalHap_v2.0, whole genome shotgun sequence contains the following coding sequences:
- the TNFRSF4 gene encoding tumor necrosis factor receptor superfamily member 4, giving the protein MCVGTQPPRAPGSALLLLGLVLGAAAQPHCTGDTYPSGNRCCKECPPGYGMESRCNHNQDTVCSPCKPGYYNEAVNYEPCKPCTQCSQRSGSEPKQRCTPTRDTVCGCRPGSQPQDSYGYKRGVDCAPCPPGHFSPGNDQACQPWTNCTLLGKRTLRAANSSSDAICEDRSPPATPPWETQGPPVQSTTAKPTTSWSKASQGSSMPHTEPPKAPELSAVLGLGLGLGLLAPVAAMLALLLHHRAWRLLTNTPKPPGGNSFRTPIQEEHTDANSSLAKI; this is encoded by the exons ATGTGCGTGGGGACCCAGCCGCCCAGGGCGCCGGGCTCAGCCCTCCTGCTCCTCGGGCTCGTGCTGGGTGCTGCGGCCCAGCCCCACTGTACTGGGGACACCTACCCTAGTGGCAACAGGTGCTGCAAAGAGTGCCCGCCAG GTTATGGGATGGAAAGCCGCTGTAACCACAACCAGGACACAGTGTGCAGCCCGTGTAAGCCCGGCTACTACAACGAAGCCGTCAACTACGAGCCCTGCAAGCCCtgcacccagtgcagccaga GAAGTGGGAGTGAACCCAAGCAGAGATGCACACCCACCAGAGACACGGTCTGTGGCTGCAGGCCGGGCAGCCAGCCCCAGGACAGCTACGGCTACAAGCGTGGAGTTG ACTGCGCCCCGTGCCCACCAGGACATTTCTCCCCGGGCAATGACCAGGCCTGCCAGCCCTGGACCAA CTGCACCTTGTTAGGAAAGCGAACGTTGCGGGCGGCCAATAGCAGCTCGGACGCCATCTGTGAGGACAGGAGCCCCCCGGCCACACCACCGTGGGAGACCCAGGGCCCCCCAGTCCAGTCCACTACTGCCAAGCCCACCACCTCCTGGTCTAAGGCCTCACAGGGGTCCTCCATGCCCCACACAGAGCCCCCCAAGG CCCCTGAGCTGTCCGCTGTCCTGGGCCTCGGCTTGGGCCTGGGCCTCCTTGCCCCTGTGGCTGCCATGCTGGCCCTGCTCCTCCACCACAGGGCCTGGAGGCTGCTGACCAACACCCCCAAGCCCCCAG GGGGAAACAGCTTCCGGACCCCTATCCAAGAGGAGCACACTGATGCCAACTCCAGCCTGGCCAAGATCTGA